A portion of the Candidatus Melainabacteria bacterium genome contains these proteins:
- a CDS encoding DUF3343 domain-containing protein: protein MQHAVRLIVTFKTLHQVLAAEKALREANPVVFKIRPTPTPPGLSTSICGMSIEILEVGQKEDILEFLTARAMTPSGVFEIN from the coding sequence ATGCAGCACGCGGTTCGACTCATCGTTACCTTCAAAACCCTGCACCAGGTGCTGGCAGCTGAGAAAGCCTTGCGAGAAGCAAATCCGGTTGTTTTCAAGATTCGACCAACACCTACCCCCCCAGGTCTATCTACCTCGATTTGCGGCATGTCAATCGAAATTCTAGAGGTTGGTCAGAAAGAAGACATCCTGGAATTTTTGACAGCCAGAGCCATGACACCAAGCGGTGTTTTTGAGATTAACTAG